From the genome of Gracilinanus agilis isolate LMUSP501 chromosome 2, AgileGrace, whole genome shotgun sequence, one region includes:
- the CTXND1 gene encoding cortexin domain-containing 1 yields the protein MEEPTPVPVPVDVDKGLALACFVFLCFFLIVMIIRCAKVIMDPYSAIPTSTWEEQHLDD from the coding sequence ATGGAAGAACCAACCCCAGTGCCTGTGCCTGTCGATGTGGACAAAGGATTGGCATTGGCgtgttttgtcttcctttgtttcttcctcattGTAATGATTATTCGATGTGCCAAAGTCATCATGGACCCGTATAGTGCCATCCCCACGTCTACCTGGGAAGAGCAGCATCTGGATGACTGA